CAGTTTTTCCTGCTGCCCGCTTTTTGTAACAACACTTTTTTGCCATTCAAGTACCGGGTGCGCCGTTAGGTCTAACGCTGTTTCCGATGCAAAAAGCGGCATCGTAGTGGTAAAAACACTGTCCAGTTGGTAATGCGCATACTCCTCACCCAGCATGACCGCCAAGGTTTTGGAATATTCCAGCTCCATGTCAAACGCTTTTATCCTCGCCGACTGTGCATTGGCTACTTCAGCTTTGGCAACCGAAAAGTCTACACCGGGAATCAATCCGCTGTTCGCACGGCTTTCGGTCGTTTCGGCAACAACTTTGGCCCGTTCCAGGTTTTTCTCCTGTACATACTTGATGCGCTGTGCTGCCAAAAGATTAAAATAGGCAGCGCCTACTTTGACTTTATGCTGAAACTTGGTTTGTTCTAAGTCCTTGTTTGCTACACTTTCATCTGCTTTTGCAATGGCAACCTGGTTTTTGAGTTTGCCGAAAGTAAAGAGATTCCAGTTTACATTGGCTAAATAAAGTGATCCGAAAGCGGCATTCCAGTTTTGTTCGGCCAGCGGCATGGATGTCGAGGCGACTCCCAAACCGCCATAGCCATATAAAGGTCCGTTTTGGGCATTAATAGTCCCGAAACTTTGTTGGGCTACCAGGGTCAGATCTGGTAAATACTGACTTTTTTGATACTGTATCGTTTGTTTTGAAGCTTTTTGTACCGCTTCTTTGGCTTTTATTTTTTCGAAATTCTGAACAGAACGTTCAAGCGCATCAGCCAGTT
This region of Flavobacterium inviolabile genomic DNA includes:
- a CDS encoding TolC family protein, with the translated sequence MKMQFFAWSVLCFVAGSVQGQTTKLADALERSVQNFEKIKAKEAVQKASKQTIQYQKSQYLPDLTLVAQQSFGTINAQNGPLYGYGGLGVASTSMPLAEQNWNAAFGSLYLANVNWNLFTFGKLKNQVAIAKADESVANKDLEQTKFQHKVKVGAAYFNLLAAQRIKYVQEKNLERAKVVAETTESRANSGLIPGVDFSVAKAEVANAQSARIKAFDMELEYSKTLAVMLGEEYAHYQLDSVFTTTMPLFASETALDLTAHPVLEWQKSVVTKSGQQEKLQSALGLPTLAAFGVLQGRGSGFNWNYVQDNSAFSKTYSDGAGIDRSNYIVGLTMSWNLTSLYRQSSKIREQKFITESLQKEYDYTQQELKAQQLWAADKLKNALENFEETKTQVKAADDAYRQHTALYDNGLTTIVDLTQAFYMLNRAEIEYEIAQNNIWQALWIKAAAMGDLNILLNAIH